The proteins below are encoded in one region of Oncorhynchus nerka isolate Pitt River linkage group LG15, Oner_Uvic_2.0, whole genome shotgun sequence:
- the LOC115120308 gene encoding uncharacterized protein LOC115120308 isoform X8 — protein sequence MTLFIPDMAGRLFLLILLFDTFQYLKAKDLPQPSLTVIPAVIKERDSVQLNCQTPPSVSECYFKMEGQVEFTLPSPCQQTLTGTLLVRWTGQSSPAEVKIQCQYNATGSQFRSIYSEPSTVTIQDIPQLTVSSTVIRETESVQLSCETPPSLPVSHCYFNIEGGKNLPDSLCTQTITGTELLKRSGPTFPAVVKVTCYYTVWKSHTSPFSDPVSVTVQDIAVNFEGYFNIICLIPGSVSPYTTCNLYVGEESQPSFTEKMWKDKIKDLVGVHISDPTTIQTPSIAVGLTPGPRSTLPPSTTVSPTEDTTVTPTTNPMISFASASTVCCTLTTDTPASPTERGQSSTESEVESNSQESILLGQLWQAAVGVASGVGVFLVGLTAVCLCRRTNKTNSQRPTARQDDHSQCDLVMGAMSSAGMMDSRDAGIYSLITSVPSMFLPSGPVQQSANEDADSENAGVYSLITSVPSTTLPLEKTNSQRPTARQDDHRQYDLVSMGVVSSGVMVDSGDAGIDSQITYVLYAFMPSGPVDVDTQAFANERWLPSGTASQC from the exons ATGACATTATTCATCCCTGATATGGCTGGTCGTCTGTTTTTACTCATCCTCCTTTTCG ATACCTTCCAGTACCTCAAAGCCAAAG ATCTTCCTCAGCCCAGTCTAACAGTGATTCCTGCAGTCATCAAAGAGAGAGACTCAGTTCAGCTGAACTGTCAGactcctccatctgtctctgagTGTTACTTCAAAATGGAAGGGCAAGTAGAATTCACCCTTCCATCACCCTGTCAACAGACACTCACAGGAACACTACTGGTGAGGTGGACAGGTCAGAGTTCACCAGCTGAGGTCAAAATACAATGTCAGTACAATGCTACAGGTTCACAGTTTAGATCCATATACAGTGAGCCTTCAACAGTCACAATTCAGG ACATTCCTCAGCTGACAGTGAGTTCTACAGTCATCAGAGAGACAGAATCAGTTCAGCTGAGTTGTGagactcctccatctctccctgtgtctcactGTTACTTCAACATAGAGGGGGGGAAGAATCTTCCAGACTCATTGTGTACTCAGACAATAACAGGAACTGAGCTGCTCAAGAGGTCTGGTCCAACATTTCCAGCTGTGGTCAAAGTGACGTGTTACTACACTGTATGGAAGTCTCACACATCTCCTTTTAGTGACCCTGTCTCAGTCACTGTTCAGG ACATTGCAGTCAATTTTGAAGGGTACTTCAACATCATCTGTTTGATTCCTGGATCCGTCAGTCCTTACACCACCTGTAACCTGTATGTTGGAGAGGAGAGCCAGCCATCCTTCACAGAAAAGATGTGGAAAGACAAAATCAAAG ATCTGGTGGGAGTTCACATCAGTGATCCAACAACTATACAGACACCTTCTATAGCAG TGGGTTTGACTCCAGGTCCTAGGTCTACTTTGCCGCCCAGCACGACAGTGAGTCCTACAGAAG ACACCACAGTGACACCAACTACCA ATCCAATGATTTCCTTTGCATCAGCGTCGACTGTTTGCTGTACTTTGACCACTGACACCCCAGCGAGTCCAACTGAAA GAGGTCAAAGCTCCACAGAAAGTGAAGTGGAATCAAACAGTCAAGAAAGCATTCTGT TGGGGCAATTATGGCAGGCAGCAGTGGGTGTGGCTTCTGGAGTGGGCGTGTTCCTGGTAGGTTTGACagctgtctgtctctgcaggagGACCA ACAAAACCAATTCTCAGAG acctacagccagacaggatgatcacagCCAAT GTGATTTGGTGATGGGAGCTATGAGCAGTGCAGGCATGATGGATTCAAGAGATGCTGGGATCTATTCTCTCATCACCTCTGTACCGTCCATGTTTTTGCCCTCAG GTCCTGTGCAGCAATCTGCAAATGAAGAT GCTGATTCAGAGAATGCAGGGGTCTACAGCCTGATCACTTCTGTACCATCCACAACTTTACCATTAG AGAAAACCAATTCTCAGAG acctacagccagacaggatgatcacagACAAT ATGATTTGGTGTCTATGGGAGTGGTGAGCAGCGGAGTCATG gTGGATTCAGGAGATGCTGGAATCGATTCTCAGATCACTTATGTACTGTACGCATTCATGCCCTCAG gtcccgttgatgtggatacaCAGGCATTTGCAAATGAACGT tggctcccgagtggcactgcatctcagtgctag
- the LOC115120308 gene encoding uncharacterized protein LOC115120308 isoform X10 — MTLFIPDMAGRLFLLILLFDTFQYLKAKDLPQPSLTVIPAVIKERDSVQLNCQTPPSVSECYFKMEGQVEFTLPSPCQQTLTGTLLVRWTGQSSPAEVKIQCQYNATGSQFRSIYSEPSTVTIQDIPQLTVSSTVIRETESVQLSCETPPSLPVSHCYFNIEGGKNLPDSLCTQTITGTELLKRSGPTFPAVVKVTCYYTVWKSHTSPFSDPVSVTVQDLVGVHISDPTTIQTPSIAVGLTPGPRSTLPPSTTVSPTEVSTVTCAFTPDTTVTPTTRLTSPLTPSRAVNPSSDPMISFASASTVCCTLTTDTPASPTERGQSSTESEVESNSQESILLGQLWQAAVGVASGVGVFLVGLTAVCLCRRTNKTNSQRPTARQDDHSQCDLVMGAMSSAGMMDSRDAGIYSLITSVPSMFLPSGPVQQSANEDADSENAGVYSLITSVPSTTLPLEKTNSQRPTARQDDHRQYDLVSMGVVSSGVMVDSGDAGIDSQITYVLYAFMPSGPVDVDTQAFANERWLPSGTASQC; from the exons ATGACATTATTCATCCCTGATATGGCTGGTCGTCTGTTTTTACTCATCCTCCTTTTCG ATACCTTCCAGTACCTCAAAGCCAAAG ATCTTCCTCAGCCCAGTCTAACAGTGATTCCTGCAGTCATCAAAGAGAGAGACTCAGTTCAGCTGAACTGTCAGactcctccatctgtctctgagTGTTACTTCAAAATGGAAGGGCAAGTAGAATTCACCCTTCCATCACCCTGTCAACAGACACTCACAGGAACACTACTGGTGAGGTGGACAGGTCAGAGTTCACCAGCTGAGGTCAAAATACAATGTCAGTACAATGCTACAGGTTCACAGTTTAGATCCATATACAGTGAGCCTTCAACAGTCACAATTCAGG ACATTCCTCAGCTGACAGTGAGTTCTACAGTCATCAGAGAGACAGAATCAGTTCAGCTGAGTTGTGagactcctccatctctccctgtgtctcactGTTACTTCAACATAGAGGGGGGGAAGAATCTTCCAGACTCATTGTGTACTCAGACAATAACAGGAACTGAGCTGCTCAAGAGGTCTGGTCCAACATTTCCAGCTGTGGTCAAAGTGACGTGTTACTACACTGTATGGAAGTCTCACACATCTCCTTTTAGTGACCCTGTCTCAGTCACTGTTCAGG ATCTGGTGGGAGTTCACATCAGTGATCCAACAACTATACAGACACCTTCTATAGCAG TGGGTTTGACTCCAGGTCCTAGGTCTACTTTGCCGCCCAGCACGACAGTGAGTCCTACAGAAG TTTCAACTGTTACTTGTGCCTTTACCCCAGACACCACAGTGACACCAACTACCA GGTTGACCTCCCCTTTGACCCCTAGCAGGGCAGTGAATCCTTCATCAG ATCCAATGATTTCCTTTGCATCAGCGTCGACTGTTTGCTGTACTTTGACCACTGACACCCCAGCGAGTCCAACTGAAA GAGGTCAAAGCTCCACAGAAAGTGAAGTGGAATCAAACAGTCAAGAAAGCATTCTGT TGGGGCAATTATGGCAGGCAGCAGTGGGTGTGGCTTCTGGAGTGGGCGTGTTCCTGGTAGGTTTGACagctgtctgtctctgcaggagGACCA ACAAAACCAATTCTCAGAG acctacagccagacaggatgatcacagCCAAT GTGATTTGGTGATGGGAGCTATGAGCAGTGCAGGCATGATGGATTCAAGAGATGCTGGGATCTATTCTCTCATCACCTCTGTACCGTCCATGTTTTTGCCCTCAG GTCCTGTGCAGCAATCTGCAAATGAAGAT GCTGATTCAGAGAATGCAGGGGTCTACAGCCTGATCACTTCTGTACCATCCACAACTTTACCATTAG AGAAAACCAATTCTCAGAG acctacagccagacaggatgatcacagACAAT ATGATTTGGTGTCTATGGGAGTGGTGAGCAGCGGAGTCATG gTGGATTCAGGAGATGCTGGAATCGATTCTCAGATCACTTATGTACTGTACGCATTCATGCCCTCAG gtcccgttgatgtggatacaCAGGCATTTGCAAATGAACGT tggctcccgagtggcactgcatctcagtgctag
- the LOC115120308 gene encoding mucin-2-like isoform X5: MTLFIPDMAGRLFLLILLFDTFQYLKAKDLPQPSLTVIPAVIKERDSVQLNCQTPPSVSECYFKMEGQVEFTLPSPCQQTLTGTLLVRWTGQSSPAEVKIQCQYNATGSQFRSIYSEPSTVTIQDIPQLTVSSTVIRETESVQLSCETPPSLPVSHCYFNIEGGKNLPDSLCTQTITGTELLKRSGPTFPAVVKVTCYYTVWKSHTSPFSDPVSVTVQDIAVNFEGYFNIICLIPGSVSPYTTCNLYVGEESQPSFTEKMWKDKIKDLVGVHISDPTTIQTPSIAVGLTPGPRSTLPPSTTVSPTEVSTVTCAFTPDTTVTPTTNPMISFASASTVCCTLTTDTPASPTERGQSSTESEVESNSQESILLGQLWQAAVGVASGVGVFLVGLTAVCLCRRTNKTNSQRPTARQDDHSQCDLVMGAMSSAGMMDSRDAGIYSLITSVPSMFLPSGPVQQSANEDADSENAGVYSLITSVPSTTLPLEKTNSQRPTARQDDHRQYDLVSMGVVSSGVMVDSGDAGIDSQITYVLYAFMPSGPVDVDTQAFANERWLPSGTASQC; encoded by the exons ATGACATTATTCATCCCTGATATGGCTGGTCGTCTGTTTTTACTCATCCTCCTTTTCG ATACCTTCCAGTACCTCAAAGCCAAAG ATCTTCCTCAGCCCAGTCTAACAGTGATTCCTGCAGTCATCAAAGAGAGAGACTCAGTTCAGCTGAACTGTCAGactcctccatctgtctctgagTGTTACTTCAAAATGGAAGGGCAAGTAGAATTCACCCTTCCATCACCCTGTCAACAGACACTCACAGGAACACTACTGGTGAGGTGGACAGGTCAGAGTTCACCAGCTGAGGTCAAAATACAATGTCAGTACAATGCTACAGGTTCACAGTTTAGATCCATATACAGTGAGCCTTCAACAGTCACAATTCAGG ACATTCCTCAGCTGACAGTGAGTTCTACAGTCATCAGAGAGACAGAATCAGTTCAGCTGAGTTGTGagactcctccatctctccctgtgtctcactGTTACTTCAACATAGAGGGGGGGAAGAATCTTCCAGACTCATTGTGTACTCAGACAATAACAGGAACTGAGCTGCTCAAGAGGTCTGGTCCAACATTTCCAGCTGTGGTCAAAGTGACGTGTTACTACACTGTATGGAAGTCTCACACATCTCCTTTTAGTGACCCTGTCTCAGTCACTGTTCAGG ACATTGCAGTCAATTTTGAAGGGTACTTCAACATCATCTGTTTGATTCCTGGATCCGTCAGTCCTTACACCACCTGTAACCTGTATGTTGGAGAGGAGAGCCAGCCATCCTTCACAGAAAAGATGTGGAAAGACAAAATCAAAG ATCTGGTGGGAGTTCACATCAGTGATCCAACAACTATACAGACACCTTCTATAGCAG TGGGTTTGACTCCAGGTCCTAGGTCTACTTTGCCGCCCAGCACGACAGTGAGTCCTACAGAAG TTTCAACTGTTACTTGTGCCTTTACCCCAGACACCACAGTGACACCAACTACCA ATCCAATGATTTCCTTTGCATCAGCGTCGACTGTTTGCTGTACTTTGACCACTGACACCCCAGCGAGTCCAACTGAAA GAGGTCAAAGCTCCACAGAAAGTGAAGTGGAATCAAACAGTCAAGAAAGCATTCTGT TGGGGCAATTATGGCAGGCAGCAGTGGGTGTGGCTTCTGGAGTGGGCGTGTTCCTGGTAGGTTTGACagctgtctgtctctgcaggagGACCA ACAAAACCAATTCTCAGAG acctacagccagacaggatgatcacagCCAAT GTGATTTGGTGATGGGAGCTATGAGCAGTGCAGGCATGATGGATTCAAGAGATGCTGGGATCTATTCTCTCATCACCTCTGTACCGTCCATGTTTTTGCCCTCAG GTCCTGTGCAGCAATCTGCAAATGAAGAT GCTGATTCAGAGAATGCAGGGGTCTACAGCCTGATCACTTCTGTACCATCCACAACTTTACCATTAG AGAAAACCAATTCTCAGAG acctacagccagacaggatgatcacagACAAT ATGATTTGGTGTCTATGGGAGTGGTGAGCAGCGGAGTCATG gTGGATTCAGGAGATGCTGGAATCGATTCTCAGATCACTTATGTACTGTACGCATTCATGCCCTCAG gtcccgttgatgtggatacaCAGGCATTTGCAAATGAACGT tggctcccgagtggcactgcatctcagtgctag
- the LOC115120308 gene encoding mucin-2-like isoform X2 codes for MTLFIPDMAGRLFLLILLFDTFQYLKAKDLPQPSLTVIPAVIKERDSVQLNCQTPPSVSECYFKMEGQVEFTLPSPCQQTLTGTLLVRWTGQSSPAEVKIQCQYNATGSQFRSIYSEPSTVTIQDIPQLTVSSTVIRETESVQLSCETPPSLPVSHCYFNIEGGKNLPDSLCTQTITGTELLKRSGPTFPAVVKVTCYYTVWKSHTSPFSDPVSVTVQDIAVNFEGYFNIICLIPGSVSPYTTCNLYVGEESQPSFTEKMWKDKIKDLVGVHISDPTTIQTPSIAVGLTPGPRSTLPPSTTVSPTEVSTVTCAFTPDTTVTPTTRLTSPLTPSRAVNPSSDPMISFASASTVCCTLTTDTPASPTERGQSSTESEVESNSQESILLGQLWQAAVGVASGVGVFLVGLTAVCLCRRTNKTNSQRPTARQDDHSQCDLVMGAMSSAGMMDSRDAGIYSLITSVPSMFLPSGPVQQSANEDADSENAGVYSLITSVPSTTLPLEKTNSQRPTARQDDHRQYDLVSMGVVSSGVMVDSGDAGIDSQITYVLYAFMPSGPVDVDTQAFANERGFIGMGNMC; via the exons ATGACATTATTCATCCCTGATATGGCTGGTCGTCTGTTTTTACTCATCCTCCTTTTCG ATACCTTCCAGTACCTCAAAGCCAAAG ATCTTCCTCAGCCCAGTCTAACAGTGATTCCTGCAGTCATCAAAGAGAGAGACTCAGTTCAGCTGAACTGTCAGactcctccatctgtctctgagTGTTACTTCAAAATGGAAGGGCAAGTAGAATTCACCCTTCCATCACCCTGTCAACAGACACTCACAGGAACACTACTGGTGAGGTGGACAGGTCAGAGTTCACCAGCTGAGGTCAAAATACAATGTCAGTACAATGCTACAGGTTCACAGTTTAGATCCATATACAGTGAGCCTTCAACAGTCACAATTCAGG ACATTCCTCAGCTGACAGTGAGTTCTACAGTCATCAGAGAGACAGAATCAGTTCAGCTGAGTTGTGagactcctccatctctccctgtgtctcactGTTACTTCAACATAGAGGGGGGGAAGAATCTTCCAGACTCATTGTGTACTCAGACAATAACAGGAACTGAGCTGCTCAAGAGGTCTGGTCCAACATTTCCAGCTGTGGTCAAAGTGACGTGTTACTACACTGTATGGAAGTCTCACACATCTCCTTTTAGTGACCCTGTCTCAGTCACTGTTCAGG ACATTGCAGTCAATTTTGAAGGGTACTTCAACATCATCTGTTTGATTCCTGGATCCGTCAGTCCTTACACCACCTGTAACCTGTATGTTGGAGAGGAGAGCCAGCCATCCTTCACAGAAAAGATGTGGAAAGACAAAATCAAAG ATCTGGTGGGAGTTCACATCAGTGATCCAACAACTATACAGACACCTTCTATAGCAG TGGGTTTGACTCCAGGTCCTAGGTCTACTTTGCCGCCCAGCACGACAGTGAGTCCTACAGAAG TTTCAACTGTTACTTGTGCCTTTACCCCAGACACCACAGTGACACCAACTACCA GGTTGACCTCCCCTTTGACCCCTAGCAGGGCAGTGAATCCTTCATCAG ATCCAATGATTTCCTTTGCATCAGCGTCGACTGTTTGCTGTACTTTGACCACTGACACCCCAGCGAGTCCAACTGAAA GAGGTCAAAGCTCCACAGAAAGTGAAGTGGAATCAAACAGTCAAGAAAGCATTCTGT TGGGGCAATTATGGCAGGCAGCAGTGGGTGTGGCTTCTGGAGTGGGCGTGTTCCTGGTAGGTTTGACagctgtctgtctctgcaggagGACCA ACAAAACCAATTCTCAGAG acctacagccagacaggatgatcacagCCAAT GTGATTTGGTGATGGGAGCTATGAGCAGTGCAGGCATGATGGATTCAAGAGATGCTGGGATCTATTCTCTCATCACCTCTGTACCGTCCATGTTTTTGCCCTCAG GTCCTGTGCAGCAATCTGCAAATGAAGAT GCTGATTCAGAGAATGCAGGGGTCTACAGCCTGATCACTTCTGTACCATCCACAACTTTACCATTAG AGAAAACCAATTCTCAGAG acctacagccagacaggatgatcacagACAAT ATGATTTGGTGTCTATGGGAGTGGTGAGCAGCGGAGTCATG gTGGATTCAGGAGATGCTGGAATCGATTCTCAGATCACTTATGTACTGTACGCATTCATGCCCTCAG gtcccgttgatgtggatacaCAGGCATTTGCAAATGAACGT ggctttattggcatgggaaacatgtgttaa